The region TAGTGATACTGCCTGCTACTTCATATTATACTGTTGTTTGAAATTCTGGGAATCATTTAAATAACTCTGACGAATCCATTGCAAACAGATCAATTGTTATATTATTGATTTATCCTTTCTTCTATTATCTTGTTAAAAATGGGAGACCACTAATAACTTGCTACCGAATAAGAAAATTCAAGATGTTGACAATAGCGACATAAAATAATCTGTCAGCATTTGTCATCTTTCCCTGTTAGAATATGATTATAATTACCAGACCTTCGTCTAACACTTTAGATTTTAGATGAGCCAGTTACTTAACATTCCCTTGCACGAAGTGTTATTTGTATGTATGGGTGACGAGTGTGCATTTGACTTGTTGACTAACTAGATAGAACTTGTCGCTCCTATGAAATTACTTCTGATTATGTGGGAGATGCAGATGTATGAAAGTTATTAGCAAATCGGACTTGTATCTACTGTACTTGGAACTTCATGATTCAAAGAGTATACTTTGTAGGAATTTTAAGAAGGTACCTTATGTTTGTGACAGAAGAGGATTCCTCGACGCATATTGGCTTTGGAATCGATAcaactactagaaatagtgcctaCGACATCGGTGCTTAGACATCGGCACGTAATAACCGGAAACCCTTTTGTATAATTCTGAATTCTTTTACACCTCAATATAAGTGTCAAAAGTTCAAGTGGTTATTCAAGAACAGAGGAATTCAAGAGACAATATAAAAGATGTCTAGTATACTAAAATATGcaccgacatgccaatatatcGATTATAACGATGATCTTGGAATCATAGAAAACTTTACCACAAAAGCCAGAATGCTAGATAAGTTCACATTCTCAGAGTGTCTAGGTAACATCTCCCAGCAAGCTTCTGAGCAAAGTACCCTTTAAAGAAATCTGCAGCACCAATCCTTTTAAACTTTGGAGGAGCTTGGGATGAGAGAAGGCTCGGTGCAGGACCGAATTCTCCATCTAGCTTCGGGCTTAAAAATGTAGCAATCGACATTCTTTCCTTCACTGGGTTAACAACGCCTCTATGCTCAACGCTACGATAAATTCCATTGGTTACAACCTACAAATTAAATCATGTAATGCATTACATTTAGGTCAAGGAGTCTAGGATAACATATATATGTTCAAACAATGAAATTATGTTTTCATAATTAATTATACCTCCACAACATCTCCAATGTTTATTACAAAGGCAGAAGGCAGCGGTTTGACTGGAATCCAATTACCGTCCTTTCTGATCTGGAGGccttggatttcattaagttgagaaAGGATGGTGAGGCCAGTAGCATCACTGTGGGGCGCGAGTCCAATAACTTGGTCTGCTTGAGGGCATGGAGGATAGTAATTAGTCCTCATTGATTGCATGCCTTCTTCAAACAGTACTTTAAATTCCTCAGGATCCATTTGAAGCGCCTTTGCCATTAGGTTGAGAATTTTCATTGCCAAGCTTTTCAACTCCACTGAATAAGCCTCTATAGcatctctgcatatttatttgaTTCTCACTTCAGCTTGATTTAAGTTGGTCAGTGTCTACTGTAACGTCGAGAAAATCTCGTTACCTGAATGATTGAGGTAGTTGTGGCAACAAGTGCGGTTTCCTGATTTCTGCAGGAAGGGTGATCATGTAAAACATATCAGCCCAATCAAGCTTCTGCTCATTCGAGACTACGAAGGCTTGTCCATATCCCTCAATATCTCCCTCAAGTTGACCAAACTTTCTCTTATCTTCCAATGGCAGCTTAAAGAACTCCTCGATCTCTGTTTTCACTTTGTCCATCAACGAATCGCTAACCTCATGGTTTATCAACTTGCAAACAAAAAGTATAAGGGTTGTAATCGAATATATCATCAAGTAGCATTTTAACAAATAAGTTAGTCTGAAAAATCGCGCTAAATACCTGAAAGAAACCCCACTCTTTACACGCCTGGTCTAATTTGTTTAGCTCACCGTCCCCTGAATCTCCATCAAGTAGGATCTCCAAATTAATAACGGGGACTTCAAGTAAATTTGTGGAACTGATAACAACAGGTTCTTGATCTGAACGTAAGTACCGTATCGGAACCGTGGCAGATTTTTCCCTGACCAGTTCTTGTACTGAAGGTACTTGGAGGGAGGTACCTATCTTTTTTACTTCCATTTTTTCTCTGTCGAATGCTTAGAGCGCTCTCTTTCTTACTGTGTGTGCGCGCTTGTGAAGTGATCTTATGACTTGTGAGGTACATCAAACGGGTTACTATATATAGTAAAATGAGTAAATAAATATTCTTTAATTTAGTTCTGATGAAGGGCGTAAACGAGTCAAACTGTTCTTGAGCTACTCGAGCTCGGCTCGTAAAATATTTGAATTCGGCTCGAAAATaatcgagccgagctcgagcttttCGAATTTTTAACCGAGTCGAGCTCGAGCTTCAATTTATTCGGTTCGTAGGTTTCGCGAGCCTTATCGAGCCTcttgtatttttaatttttttttattataaatatatttttaggtaactatttaatatttattatatattacttatttttatcgagccgaactcgagtcgaaccgatcatatttctaattttttgttaatatttagtAAATTAATTCGAGctttcgagccgaactcgagcctaCCGAACCTTTTACGAGCCGAGCTTCGAATTTAAAATTAAAGGCTCGACCGAGCACGAGCTCGAGTCCGAACTATTTTAATCGAGTTCGATCCGAGCCTGACAGTattcggctcggctcggctcgattaCACCCTAGTTCCGATAGCATACAAAAGAAACGTGTAAACAAAATATAGACTAAAAGTCTATATTTTCCGATTTACTTAAGATTTGTCACGACTTCAATGATTTGGGTTGTTAGAATTGATGAACAAAATGACATCTGCATGTGATATAGACACAAATATTGATAACTGGTTTAGAGGCTACAATTATTCAACACATTATCGCTTTACAACACTGGATCTGTTGGTTTTATATGGAGAGCCATTCATCTGCATTTCAACTACTAAATTTATGCTTGGTCTCTAAATGGTTGAAGCAATTGTGCTTTGTGCCTATCCTTGCAAAAAGGCTCACTAATATATTGTGGTAAAAATTATACTtctaaaaaaatgaattttaatGAATGATATTAATTGCAGTTTATCAAATAATTAATTTTGCTTGACAATGATTGGAAGtgtaaatttttgaaaataattttcgTGCCGCGCACAACGCCAAAAACTCAACAAGCCCGCAAGGGTTGCCTCCTCAGTTGGTTAAAGATGGTTAACTATACTgttggtcacatgttcgaattTCACGATAAAAAAATTTATGATTATATCTCCTGAGGCAGAGTTTGTTGCTTAAATGCGATTTACCTTGATTCACGTGATTTACGGGCTATTgtgtgagcccgtagggtttacccagtgcgtaCCCAAAGGTAGCGACAGCGgtttacctacgataaaaaaaactcaacaaaCTTATCATGTTAAAAAACCTTTCAACTATTTATTTCATAAACAACCCCAATGAAACTATActaaattatgaaaaaaataacCATAGTTGAATTTATGAATGTTTGTTTTCAAATATTAtcatataaattatatatttttgtaTACGTGTCAATCGTGTAACAATCAATAATTTTTGTTATATGAAGAAAAATGTTTTTGTTATATATTCTTTTATGTAACATGCATTAATTTTTGTTATATGAACAAAAATGTTCCAAGATAATTGGTTTAAAATATCAATCATATGTATTACTTTGAATTAAAAATAGAAGTAATTAATATTAAAAAACtgttaattaaataatagatatATAAGTAAAAAATTGTTGAGATTCCATCTGGTTTTTCTTCCTACACTCGTATAGGAAAGTGTTTAGGTACCAACACAGTTTATTCTTGAAGTCTATCTAatttttattattgatcaaaaatattaagttttataTGTTACTAAACAACATTCTTAAAAACCGACAACCCTCTCGTAATATATACGcccaataatattttaaaattttatttaattagaatattaatttaatatatagATAAATAATATTCTAAAAAACCGACACCCTTCTCATAATATATATGcttaatattaatttaataattatccCGGTATGATATGATGAAAATAAAGTGTATACTCTTTTAAAATTGTGTTTTTTATGTTAACTTGGCCAAAGGCAAAATGTTGCATTAGCTACAAAATGTTACAGCTTCCAACATATTTGTCAAAATGTTACCTTAgagtattaaaatataaatataatattccCTTAAGAgattatatattaattttaattaattataaaaaatttaaggtgatattaaaatttaaataacgAGATACATGATACACAAatattttattcagaaaaatttaaaaaaatcaaactAATCATTTCAAAagtaatatattttaaaaatatatatgtaaTTGGAATTGAACGtaaaaataaaatcataataaCTAGTGTAGATATtaacatgaggactatactcaatttttcgaaataaaaaatattaaagatGTGACAGAtgaatttatataaaataataaaaatgtaaaaaaagtataatcatttaaatattatttattacaaaATAGTTTAGTTTTGGGCCTGGATAGTACAACTGATGGGCTTGGGCTTGTAATTTTCAGAGAGGGGAATTTTTGGGCAAAAGCCGCCCAAAACTTTCCACAGAGTTCAAAATTTTTGACAAGCACACAGTCTCCCTCTCATTCTTTCTCAATACCTCTCTCTCTACTATTCTCTCTTATCTCTCTAAACACCCTTTCTCTAAGCTCTCTCTCTCACTACTAATTTCTCGCTACCACCCACTCTCTTCTTTTCGGCAGTCTCCATGATTTTGTACTCAATCGGGCTCAATAGGGTTTCATCTCAAATTAGGGTTAAGTGAGTTTCATATCAATTCTTCATTTCATTTCGGGTCTTCATCATTTCCAGTAGGGTGAGTGACCAAAATACCCACTATTTGGGGAGATTTGCCCAAAATATCCACCGGCGGAAAAAGTTCCCAAAATATCGACGAAATACACATTATCATCTTGCGTATTctgatttttaaattttttacaaAGAATAACATGCGTATTCACTGTATatgtaaaaattttaaaaattagaatacGCATCTCTAAAATACGTATTTCGTCAGTATTTTGGGCACTTTTCCCGccggtgggtattttgggcactTGAAGCTGGAAAATGGTGTGTTTTGGGCATTCTTTCTTTCGAGCCTTTGTTTTAAAGTATTTTCGATTTATGATTCTCTCCACAGTTTCGTTTCTTAGTGGATGCATGtaatttgtttatttttattatttatttttttaatttttgatttttattttaaattttgttGTGAGATTTTATATGTCTTGTTTAAATGAATTCTGTTGCGAGATTTTCAATTTTGTTGAAGTATTGTTTATGTGCCTCGCTGCTACATTTTTTTGTTTCATTTTAAGTATTGGTTTGCGATTGCTTACTGTGTTTCTAATCTTTATTTTTTAGTTTCACTACTCTGTTCTTTGCGAGGCGGGTGTGTTTGTCATTTTTATGTTGATTTTTATGTCGATTTTAATATCAATTTTGACTACATTTTAATGTATTTTAATGTTCCTTGTTGCAGTTATCAAAGATTCTACGGATAACATCAAATGCACCATCATTTGCCATAATACTTACATTATTTCGAAACCCCACCTCTAACCAAACCTTCACTGCCATTTTACATTCAGACAGAATATGTACATCTGTTTCATGACACACTTTACAAAACTGGCACCAAGTATCAATTTGCACTCGCTTATTAGCTAGGCGAGTTGCAGTAGGTAGACACATTGAGCACACTCGCCAAATGAAGTGAGCAACCTTACCAGGTAGTTTTAGGCTCCAAAGCTTCTTCCAAAATTTCTTGTCTGGTGTTTCATTACAAATATTTGTCAACACCTCCTCGTCACATTGTTGTTGATCTATCTGCATCAGATTACAAACCTTACTGACATGTTATTGACATGTTATAAATATGAGAAAATGCCCAAAATGGCAAAAAAATTAGAATATTGTTCCAAAAGAGCACACAGTCAATTACCGGCCCTCACCTGTCACATTGCCAACGGTTACAAGGCATGCGTTAGTTCTTTCAATGGGGAGCTTGTACTGTAGTCTGAACAGAGAGACGATGAAAGTGAAAACAACTTCTTAAATCACATAGGTGGGTCGTATCTAATTCACCAGCGTTCCCAGAATAGGATGGAagctactccctccgtccctcccaattgttatcgtttctgggagagtgtccggcacgcattttaagatgaataaaaagtatagttctataactttttttaaaaattttctttttctgaataaaaatagaatgtttaaacttttattcagaaaaataaaatttttaaaaaaagttatagaactatactttttcttcatcttaaaatgcgtgccggacactctcccagaaacgataacaattgggagggacggagggagtatattttTAATATTGGAAAACGTAAGTAATGCATGCGTGTTCATCAAAATGTGCAGACCTGATGCGTTTACAATAAAACGCACATATCCACTGCGTCATTTCCAATCAAATGGCAGCTGTATATGCGTTTTCAACAGAATTGTCATACATGGCCTGTCAAATATATGTCTGACGcaataattgtatgtgttgagTCTTAACGCAAGCTGTATGTCTGTTATCCTTGTGCTAGTACTGAAGGGTTAAGTTTAAAATAAGTGCTATTTTGGACACTTTTACATAAAATTGTGCAAATTTGGCCCAACACCCATATGATAAATATCGGTAATTGGAAAAGATCGATCAAAGTATCGATTTAAGATTAATCAGGAAAAAATTGGAggtattttatatttaaaattatattatatttaatttttctTATTTTAGTAGTAAGTTAATATATATTTatcataatttataatttatatttatttaaatttaattgaAATTTTATATTACATATACTAATTTGTTTACAATATGATCAAGAAAAATACATAAAAAATAATTGGATTTCAAAATCGGACCGGCCACGTTTCTTATAAAGGATTATTCAGGGATTATAATTGATAAAATTGGGGGTCAGTGGAACCAAGATTGACACTAAATCCTCCCAAAAAGGTTGACACTTTTTTTGCAcacatttttttatatatttttgtaCAAAACAAAAAATTTGAAATATATTAATCCTAAGCCTACCACCTCACGGGTCCTATTTTCTGTAATTTTAATATATAGATAGGGTCTTACACCATTGAGAACCTTTTTTtggtgagatatgagatctaatctcaaCCATAAAAAATTAAATCTATTTTTAATCTAGACCATTCATTTAAATCTAATCATCTTCTCCAACCTTCATCTATTCCATCTCCTTCTTTCTACTTACCACCCACCACCACCTCCAACAACCAGCAACCACCATTTTTTGCCAccaccaccaccggcgaccaccACCACCTCCGACGACCACCAGAAAATTACCAGCGTCAAATAAAAAAATCACCACCGTCAAATAAAAATCACCACCGGAAAATCAAAAATCACCCCCTAAAAATGAAAAATCACCGTCGTCCAACAAAAATCACTACACTTAGCCACTATTTCTCTCTACCACATCCAACCACCAGCTTCATTCATCACCTCCGACAACCAACATCATAACAAAATTACCACAAATAAACTATAAACACCACAACCATCACACCATCTCCTACAAATTCAACAAAATCAACACAACCATCATAAAACTCAACAAAACTTAATGGAAATAACTCGATCAACAATATAGAATCACCAAGTAATTACCAGGTTGTATAAAATTATAAACACTGAATGAAAATATGAGAAAAATCAAATCGTGTTACTAGATTTAGATGAGAGTTCAATTAATCGGAGTTTCATCGAAAAACATCGGGTCGAAGTTTCGAGAGCGTGTCTGAGAGTGTTTTG is a window of Apium graveolens cultivar Ventura chromosome 11, ASM990537v1, whole genome shotgun sequence DNA encoding:
- the LOC141697457 gene encoding oxoglutarate-dependent flavonoid 7-O-demethylase 1-like — translated: MEVKKIGTSLQVPSVQELVREKSATVPIRYLRSDQEPVVISSTNLLEVPVINLEILLDGDSGDGELNKLDQACKEWGFFQLINHEVSDSLMDKVKTEIEEFFKLPLEDKRKFGQLEGDIEGYGQAFVVSNEQKLDWADMFYMITLPAEIRKPHLLPQLPQSFRDAIEAYSVELKSLAMKILNLMAKALQMDPEEFKVLFEEGMQSMRTNYYPPCPQADQVIGLAPHSDATGLTILSQLNEIQGLQIRKDGNWIPVKPLPSAFVINIGDVVEVVTNGIYRSVEHRGVVNPVKERMSIATFLSPKLDGEFGPAPSLLSSQAPPKFKRIGAADFFKGYFAQKLAGRCYLDTLRM